A section of the Choristoneura fumiferana chromosome 5, NRCan_CFum_1, whole genome shotgun sequence genome encodes:
- the LOC141428332 gene encoding uncharacterized protein isoform X6, which produces MGTNLSKLNKTRVSGVNHREGAARSDAERERRARGDWEARARAAETDAARLAAKLHAAQREISRMEETVRSLLQYKGRVETLKQEKASLSSALEASAAHYQSQVAALTAENERLCSQLAGALPGEHERRLDDVAQQVVRALLSQKSVREELGCARARVRELEAQNRALSALLVRQLRPVPRPSPATPHTPLTPHTPRDLQVHLVDVGSCGSLISFRDSPPPAPAPAPAPPAHALCHDDKRRHQILTDIWTELKGLEMTPANLARALSGVDPLLWAAPSRPATLSLNMPQPCSDSARGLDADKVTEEENGETGEAGAESPESGAKDEGYSTMSSDVQADASRQSDHAADRALPDLNEASDETDNQTIVSINPRESRRHARLLGTDADYIYFPIGVAFAGVRGSYPPSRPILPFQHVVRSFSDSHLCLKLLAGTTCPTSCLDSPTPSSGMLVLDLNPGPERPLRRPVIVSTTSSERVSWGSTADERADGSQYDADYVQHWLELDDARSALQQRHRDIAELEYDRAELEDWSLSLSCEDLRDRQSPFAEITTPGQISLSTLPSIREDDALELEEDVGDCLWNDCGFATIEIDECRIGDDIETSEKRWECSRTHSPGGSWSSASDAPDKRSSTALSEDGDCANVGLDFTRDFYRLVKYESTKSLASNSSRGLPNADANSHLRIHDVQAMALQDREQALQNVLNFIAEQQKYCRDREETDSASSRPVSEIRELPPPYAAADFDDESIGPRSEVSEDRARPDSFGSFSENDSCEVQPDRSRIQFCDGVSEPRSTPRFIEREDPYAESEDYYDEFARTENEENELDQHHLLKVQRKNEINKSIDLSKVTDLDSLPDKVEARSSDVEPSRIPDDSFKEAAVKILLKQGLSHERPDIESCLIKSSSFPFANGDTEVSLVEEVLSACRRSTGALVTVPEEEENSSPETSSPLMTESNTTSTSTAETVIVSNKDAKDRGKEKSRIPMLLGGKRPPSSPNRTKSKIPVADRIRAGTAQPPAPEPVIVKQEHTLSFHEAATSKDVIEELNRMIRQSEGTTSEVKSEERTQKDGALWAPTGWVHVEKDIDFSDPKARANLLDVMLASSDSSPSSCGSPAEPQPPYSRLHRLHRSRRQKTAAALRSRGLAVLRFPRTRRPSIIGRDGFFVRYGDRERAAVATFDFLDDISPTETKDC; this is translated from the exons GATGGAGGAGACAGTGCGATCGCTGCTGCAGTACAAGGGCCGTGTGGAAACTCTGAAGCAAGAGAAGGCTTCCCTATCTTCAGCCCTGGAg GCGTCCGCGGCGCACTACCAGAGCCAGGTGGCGGCGTTGACGGCAGAGAACGAGCGGCTCTGCTCGCAGCTGGCCGGCGCGCTGCCCGGCGAGCACGAGCGACGGCTCGACGACGTCGCGCAACAGgtcgtgcgcgcgctcctgtcGCAAAAG AGTGTCCGCGAGGAGCTGGGATGTGCACGAGCGCGCGTGCGGGAACTCGAGGCGCAGAACCGCGCGTTGAGCGCGCTTCTAGTGCGGCAGCTGCGGCCCGTCCCGCGACCCTCGCCCGCCACGCCGCACACGCCACTCACGCCACACACACCACGCGACTTGCAAG TGCACCTGGTAGATGTGGGCTCGTGCGGGTCGCTGATCTCGTTCCGCGactcgccgccgcccgcgcccgcgcctgcgcccgcgccgcccgcgcacgcGCTCTGCCACGACGACAAACGCCGCCATCAGATACTGACCGACATCTGGACTGAACTCAAG GGTCTGGAAATGACTCCGGCCAATCTAGCCCGAGCGTTGTCAGGGGTGGATCCGTTGCTCTGGGCCGCGCCGTCTCGGCCTGCCACGCTGAGTCTTAATATGCCCCAACCCTGTTCAGATTCAGCCAGAG GTTTAGATGCAGATAAAGTGACAGAAGAAGAAAACGGCGAGACTGGCGAAGCGGGCGCAGAGTCTCCTGAAAGCGGGGCCAAAGACGAAGGCTACTCCACGATGTCTAGCGACGTCCAAGCTGATGCCTCCAGACAGAGCGATCACGCTGCGGACAGAGCCCTACCTGACCTCAACGAAGCGTCAGATGAAACTGACAATCAAACAATAGTGTCTATAAATCCAAGAGAATCTCGCAGACATGCTAGACTATTAGGAACTGATGCGGACTACATATATTTTCCAATTGGTGTTGCGTTCGCCGGTGTCCGAGGCAGCTATCCTCCGTCCCGTCCTATCTTGCCCTTTCAACATGTCGTAAGAAGTTTCTCCGATTCCCACCTCTGCCTCAAACTTCTAGCTGGTACAACTTGCCCGACAAGTTGCCTCGATAGCCCCACGCCTAGCTCGGGCATGTTAGTTTTAGACTTAAATCCAGGGCCGGAGAGACCGCTGAGAAGACCAGTAATAGTCTCCACAACGAGTTCTGAACGGGTTTCTTGGGGAAGCACAGCGGACGAGCGCGCGGACGGGTCACAGTACGATGCTGATTATGTTCAGCATTGGCTGGAGCTAGATGATGCTAGATCAGCCCTACAGCAAAGACATCGAGATATAGCTGAACTAGAATACGATAGAGCTGAATTAGAAGATTGGAGCTTATCTCTTTCATGCGAAGATCTCAGAGACAGGCAGTCTCCTTTCGCTGAAATAACAACTCCTGGTCAAATTTCGCTGTCCACGTTGCCAAGTATTAGGGAAGATGATGCGTTGGAACTAGAAGAAGATGTTGGTGATTGCCTATGGAATGATTGTGGGTTTGCTACGATTGAAATTGATGAATGTAGAATAGGGGATGACATAGAAACTTCAGAAAAACGCTGGGAATGTTCCAGGACGCATTCTCCAGGTGGGTCATGGTCTAGTGCTTCAGATGCCCCCGATAAACGATCAAGTACAGCGCTTAGCGAAGACGGTGACTGTGCTAACGTCGGTCTTGATTTCACTCGTGATTTCTACCGTCTTGTTAAGTACGAAAGCACAAAAAGCTTAGCATCAAACTCTTCAAGGGGCTTGCCAAACGCCGACGCTAACAGTCACTTAAGAATCCACGATGTCCAGGCGATGGCATTGCAAGATCGCGAGCAAGCCCTACAGAATGTACTTAATTTCATTGCAGAGCAGCAGAAATATTGTCGAGATCGAGAGGAAACAGATTCGGCGTCTTCAAGGCCTGTATCTGAGATACGAGAATTGCCTCCTCCATACGCAGCAGCTGACTTTGATGATGAGTCGATTGGCCCGCGAAGTGAGGTATCTGAAGACAGAGCGCGCCCAGATTCATTCGGAAGTTTCTCAGAAAATGACTCGTGTGAAGTACAACCTGACAGATCTAGAATCCAATTTTGTGACGGCGTTTCCGAGCCAAGGTCCACTCCACGTTTCATCGAGCGGGAAGACCCTTACGCTGAATCAGAAGACTACTACGACGAGTTCGCGAGAActgaaaacgaagaaaacgagTTAGACCAGCATCATCTCTTAAAAGTCCAAAGAAAAAACGAAATTAACAAGAGCATTGACCTTAGTAAAGTGACTGATTTGGATAGTTTACCGGATAAGGTAGAAGCCAGATCGAGTGATGTAGAACCTAGTCGTATCCCGGATGATTCTTTTAAGGAAGCTGCTGTGAAAATACTGCTTAAGCAAGGACTGAGTCACGAGCGACCAGATATTGAGAGTTGTCTTATAAAATCGTCGAGTTTCCCTTTTGCGAATGGAGATACTGAAGTGTCTTTAGTTGAGGAAGTACTGAGTGCGTGCAGACGGAGCACGGGCGCCTTAGTTACCGTCCCAGAGGAGGAAGAGAACTCGTCTCCTGAGACGAGCTCGCCTCTAATGACCGAATCGAATACGACTAGTACATCTACTGCTGAAACTGTGATAGTAAGTAATAAGGATGCCAAGGACAGGGGTAAAGAGAAGAGTCGTATACCAATGCTGCTGGGTGGAAAAAGGCCGCCTTCTTCCCCGAACAGAACCAAGTCCAAGATCCCGGTCGCGGACAGGATTCGGGCTGGCACTGCGCAGCCGCCCGCGCCCGAACCGGTCATTGTTAAGCAAGAGCATACGCTGAGTTTCCACGAAGCCGCCACATCGAAGGATGTTATTGAAGAACTTAACAG AATGATCCGCCAAAGCGAAGGCACGACCAGCGAAGTGAAGAGCGAGGAGAGAACGCAGAAGGATGGCGCGCTTTGGGCGCCCACTGGCTGGGTCCATGTTGAAAAGGACATCGACTTTAGCGATCCCAAG GCGCGAGCTAACTTACTAGACGTGATGCTGGCGTCGAGTGACTCCTCACCGTCGTCGTGCGGCTCGCCCGCGGAACCTCAGCCGCCTTACTCGCGCCTGCACCGCCTTCACCGCTCCCGGAGACAGAAAACTG CCGCCGCGCTGCGCAGCCGCGGGCTGGCCGTGCTGCGCTTCCCGCGCACGCGCCGCCCCTCCATCATCGGCAGAGACGGCTTCTTCGTCCGCTACGGCGACAGGGAACGAGCCGCCGTCGCTACCTTCGACTTCCTAGACGACATCTCCCCCACGGAGACCAAAGACTGTTAA
- the LOC141428332 gene encoding uncharacterized protein isoform X5 encodes MFKCSYNSGNTHYVKELLERRIKQLESQLEEEKSKTQRERLSVTKLQNKLIKREGAARSDAERERRARGDWEARARAAETDAARLAAKLHAAQREISRMEETVRSLLQYKGRVETLKQEKASLSSALEASAAHYQSQVAALTAENERLCSQLAGALPGEHERRLDDVAQQVVRALLSQKSVREELGCARARVRELEAQNRALSALLVRQLRPVPRPSPATPHTPLTPHTPRDLQVHLVDVGSCGSLISFRDSPPPAPAPAPAPPAHALCHDDKRRHQILTDIWTELKGLEMTPANLARALSGVDPLLWAAPSRPATLSLNMPQPCSDSARGLDADKVTEEENGETGEAGAESPESGAKDEGYSTMSSDVQADASRQSDHAADRALPDLNEASDETDNQTIVSINPRESRRHARLLGTDADYIYFPIGVAFAGVRGSYPPSRPILPFQHVVRSFSDSHLCLKLLAGTTCPTSCLDSPTPSSGMLVLDLNPGPERPLRRPVIVSTTSSERVSWGSTADERADGSQYDADYVQHWLELDDARSALQQRHRDIAELEYDRAELEDWSLSLSCEDLRDRQSPFAEITTPGQISLSTLPSIREDDALELEEDVGDCLWNDCGFATIEIDECRIGDDIETSEKRWECSRTHSPGGSWSSASDAPDKRSSTALSEDGDCANVGLDFTRDFYRLVKYESTKSLASNSSRGLPNADANSHLRIHDVQAMALQDREQALQNVLNFIAEQQKYCRDREETDSASSRPVSEIRELPPPYAAADFDDESIGPRSEVSEDRARPDSFGSFSENDSCEVQPDRSRIQFCDGVSEPRSTPRFIEREDPYAESEDYYDEFARTENEENELDQHHLLKVQRKNEINKSIDLSKVTDLDSLPDKVEARSSDVEPSRIPDDSFKEAAVKILLKQGLSHERPDIESCLIKSSSFPFANGDTEVSLVEEVLSACRRSTGALVTVPEEEENSSPETSSPLMTESNTTSTSTAETVIVSNKDAKDRGKEKSRIPMLLGGKRPPSSPNRTKSKIPVADRIRAGTAQPPAPEPVIVKQEHTLSFHEAATSKDVIEELNRMIRQSEGTTSEVKSEERTQKDGALWAPTGWVHVEKDIDFSDPKARANLLDVMLASSDSSPSSCGSPAEPQPPYSRLHRLHRSRRQKTAAALRSRGLAVLRFPRTRRPSIIGRDGFFVRYGDRERAAVATFDFLDDISPTETKDC; translated from the exons GATGGAGGAGACAGTGCGATCGCTGCTGCAGTACAAGGGCCGTGTGGAAACTCTGAAGCAAGAGAAGGCTTCCCTATCTTCAGCCCTGGAg GCGTCCGCGGCGCACTACCAGAGCCAGGTGGCGGCGTTGACGGCAGAGAACGAGCGGCTCTGCTCGCAGCTGGCCGGCGCGCTGCCCGGCGAGCACGAGCGACGGCTCGACGACGTCGCGCAACAGgtcgtgcgcgcgctcctgtcGCAAAAG AGTGTCCGCGAGGAGCTGGGATGTGCACGAGCGCGCGTGCGGGAACTCGAGGCGCAGAACCGCGCGTTGAGCGCGCTTCTAGTGCGGCAGCTGCGGCCCGTCCCGCGACCCTCGCCCGCCACGCCGCACACGCCACTCACGCCACACACACCACGCGACTTGCAAG TGCACCTGGTAGATGTGGGCTCGTGCGGGTCGCTGATCTCGTTCCGCGactcgccgccgcccgcgcccgcgcctgcgcccgcgccgcccgcgcacgcGCTCTGCCACGACGACAAACGCCGCCATCAGATACTGACCGACATCTGGACTGAACTCAAG GGTCTGGAAATGACTCCGGCCAATCTAGCCCGAGCGTTGTCAGGGGTGGATCCGTTGCTCTGGGCCGCGCCGTCTCGGCCTGCCACGCTGAGTCTTAATATGCCCCAACCCTGTTCAGATTCAGCCAGAG GTTTAGATGCAGATAAAGTGACAGAAGAAGAAAACGGCGAGACTGGCGAAGCGGGCGCAGAGTCTCCTGAAAGCGGGGCCAAAGACGAAGGCTACTCCACGATGTCTAGCGACGTCCAAGCTGATGCCTCCAGACAGAGCGATCACGCTGCGGACAGAGCCCTACCTGACCTCAACGAAGCGTCAGATGAAACTGACAATCAAACAATAGTGTCTATAAATCCAAGAGAATCTCGCAGACATGCTAGACTATTAGGAACTGATGCGGACTACATATATTTTCCAATTGGTGTTGCGTTCGCCGGTGTCCGAGGCAGCTATCCTCCGTCCCGTCCTATCTTGCCCTTTCAACATGTCGTAAGAAGTTTCTCCGATTCCCACCTCTGCCTCAAACTTCTAGCTGGTACAACTTGCCCGACAAGTTGCCTCGATAGCCCCACGCCTAGCTCGGGCATGTTAGTTTTAGACTTAAATCCAGGGCCGGAGAGACCGCTGAGAAGACCAGTAATAGTCTCCACAACGAGTTCTGAACGGGTTTCTTGGGGAAGCACAGCGGACGAGCGCGCGGACGGGTCACAGTACGATGCTGATTATGTTCAGCATTGGCTGGAGCTAGATGATGCTAGATCAGCCCTACAGCAAAGACATCGAGATATAGCTGAACTAGAATACGATAGAGCTGAATTAGAAGATTGGAGCTTATCTCTTTCATGCGAAGATCTCAGAGACAGGCAGTCTCCTTTCGCTGAAATAACAACTCCTGGTCAAATTTCGCTGTCCACGTTGCCAAGTATTAGGGAAGATGATGCGTTGGAACTAGAAGAAGATGTTGGTGATTGCCTATGGAATGATTGTGGGTTTGCTACGATTGAAATTGATGAATGTAGAATAGGGGATGACATAGAAACTTCAGAAAAACGCTGGGAATGTTCCAGGACGCATTCTCCAGGTGGGTCATGGTCTAGTGCTTCAGATGCCCCCGATAAACGATCAAGTACAGCGCTTAGCGAAGACGGTGACTGTGCTAACGTCGGTCTTGATTTCACTCGTGATTTCTACCGTCTTGTTAAGTACGAAAGCACAAAAAGCTTAGCATCAAACTCTTCAAGGGGCTTGCCAAACGCCGACGCTAACAGTCACTTAAGAATCCACGATGTCCAGGCGATGGCATTGCAAGATCGCGAGCAAGCCCTACAGAATGTACTTAATTTCATTGCAGAGCAGCAGAAATATTGTCGAGATCGAGAGGAAACAGATTCGGCGTCTTCAAGGCCTGTATCTGAGATACGAGAATTGCCTCCTCCATACGCAGCAGCTGACTTTGATGATGAGTCGATTGGCCCGCGAAGTGAGGTATCTGAAGACAGAGCGCGCCCAGATTCATTCGGAAGTTTCTCAGAAAATGACTCGTGTGAAGTACAACCTGACAGATCTAGAATCCAATTTTGTGACGGCGTTTCCGAGCCAAGGTCCACTCCACGTTTCATCGAGCGGGAAGACCCTTACGCTGAATCAGAAGACTACTACGACGAGTTCGCGAGAActgaaaacgaagaaaacgagTTAGACCAGCATCATCTCTTAAAAGTCCAAAGAAAAAACGAAATTAACAAGAGCATTGACCTTAGTAAAGTGACTGATTTGGATAGTTTACCGGATAAGGTAGAAGCCAGATCGAGTGATGTAGAACCTAGTCGTATCCCGGATGATTCTTTTAAGGAAGCTGCTGTGAAAATACTGCTTAAGCAAGGACTGAGTCACGAGCGACCAGATATTGAGAGTTGTCTTATAAAATCGTCGAGTTTCCCTTTTGCGAATGGAGATACTGAAGTGTCTTTAGTTGAGGAAGTACTGAGTGCGTGCAGACGGAGCACGGGCGCCTTAGTTACCGTCCCAGAGGAGGAAGAGAACTCGTCTCCTGAGACGAGCTCGCCTCTAATGACCGAATCGAATACGACTAGTACATCTACTGCTGAAACTGTGATAGTAAGTAATAAGGATGCCAAGGACAGGGGTAAAGAGAAGAGTCGTATACCAATGCTGCTGGGTGGAAAAAGGCCGCCTTCTTCCCCGAACAGAACCAAGTCCAAGATCCCGGTCGCGGACAGGATTCGGGCTGGCACTGCGCAGCCGCCCGCGCCCGAACCGGTCATTGTTAAGCAAGAGCATACGCTGAGTTTCCACGAAGCCGCCACATCGAAGGATGTTATTGAAGAACTTAACAG AATGATCCGCCAAAGCGAAGGCACGACCAGCGAAGTGAAGAGCGAGGAGAGAACGCAGAAGGATGGCGCGCTTTGGGCGCCCACTGGCTGGGTCCATGTTGAAAAGGACATCGACTTTAGCGATCCCAAG GCGCGAGCTAACTTACTAGACGTGATGCTGGCGTCGAGTGACTCCTCACCGTCGTCGTGCGGCTCGCCCGCGGAACCTCAGCCGCCTTACTCGCGCCTGCACCGCCTTCACCGCTCCCGGAGACAGAAAACTG CCGCCGCGCTGCGCAGCCGCGGGCTGGCCGTGCTGCGCTTCCCGCGCACGCGCCGCCCCTCCATCATCGGCAGAGACGGCTTCTTCGTCCGCTACGGCGACAGGGAACGAGCCGCCGTCGCTACCTTCGACTTCCTAGACGACATCTCCCCCACGGAGACCAAAGACTGTTAA